In Armatimonadota bacterium, a single genomic region encodes these proteins:
- a CDS encoding uracil-DNA glycosylase yields the protein MTLEELRSHALVCTACGLSERRTNVVFGEGDPRSPLVLVGEGPGDQEDRTGRPFVGRAGQLLDKALVDAGLSRETVYICNTVKCRAADWSTGKPQNRPPTEEETGACRQWLLPQLTLIAPKVILCVGAPSARNLIRKNFAITKERGLYNECEYAKTAIATLHPSYILRQQRPDNDGGYSLLVADIRKAWDAAVRLRDKMG from the coding sequence GTGACGCTTGAGGAGTTGCGATCGCATGCTCTGGTTTGCACTGCCTGTGGACTCAGTGAGCGAAGAACCAACGTCGTCTTCGGGGAAGGCGATCCGCGTTCTCCGCTAGTTCTTGTCGGAGAGGGTCCAGGTGATCAGGAGGATAGAACCGGTCGACCGTTTGTGGGGCGAGCGGGCCAACTGTTAGACAAGGCGCTTGTGGACGCCGGCCTTAGCCGCGAGACGGTTTACATCTGTAACACGGTGAAATGCCGCGCTGCGGATTGGTCGACTGGGAAACCTCAGAATCGCCCTCCAACCGAGGAAGAGACCGGAGCTTGCCGCCAGTGGTTGCTTCCTCAACTCACGCTCATCGCCCCCAAGGTGATTCTGTGCGTTGGCGCACCGAGCGCGAGAAACTTGATCCGGAAGAACTTTGCAATCACCAAGGAACGCGGGCTTTACAACGAATGCGAGTACGCCAAAACCGCCATCGCCACTTTGCACCCAAGTTACATTTTGCGACAACAACGACCAGATAACGACGGCGGTTACAGCTTGCTAGTTGCGGATATCCGGAAGGCATGGGACGCAGCGGTTCGGTTGCGCGACAAGATGGGCTAA
- a CDS encoding HIT domain-containing protein: MPENLWAPWRLKYVERPSASGNIFVELPAQNDDRTNFILHRGETAFVILNAFPYTNGHLLIAPFRQTNDLPTMTDQELLEINRLVARSVKWLTEVYKPDGFNIGINLGRAAGAGIPEHIHWHVLPRWNGDTNFLTTVGDTRVMPQSLEDSYDKLLEAIRRDA; this comes from the coding sequence ATGCCAGAGAATTTGTGGGCGCCTTGGCGGCTGAAGTATGTCGAGAGACCCTCGGCTTCCGGCAACATCTTTGTGGAGCTTCCGGCTCAGAACGATGACCGGACGAACTTCATTCTGCACCGCGGTGAAACGGCTTTTGTCATTCTCAACGCCTTCCCGTACACAAACGGGCACTTGCTCATTGCACCCTTTCGGCAGACGAATGACTTGCCAACGATGACCGATCAGGAGCTTTTGGAGATCAATCGATTGGTCGCCCGGTCTGTAAAATGGCTTACTGAAGTCTACAAGCCGGATGGCTTCAACATCGGGATTAACTTAGGCCGCGCAGCCGGAGCTGGAATTCCGGAGCATATCCATTGGCACGTTCTGCCCCGCTGGAACGGGGACACTAACTTCCTCACCACCGTCGGCGATACGCGGGTCATGCCCCAATCGCTTGAAGACAGTTACGACAAACTTTTGGAGGCAATACGTCGTGACGCTTGA
- a CDS encoding response regulator, protein MSQVRVVIADDEPIIRLDLRQMLESLGYEVVGEAGDGQAAVDLARELKPDVCILDVKMPVMDGIEAVDIITDENIAPTIMLTAYSDKELIDRARAAGVFAYLVKPFKPSDLAPSIEVARARFEQNVLLTKEVTNLSQRLEARKAIDRAKGILMDSHSLGEAEAYRRIQVQSMNLRKTMQEVAEAIILAKSI, encoded by the coding sequence ATGTCCCAAGTTCGCGTAGTGATTGCTGATGATGAGCCGATTATCCGGCTTGACCTCCGCCAGATGCTGGAGAGCCTCGGATATGAAGTTGTGGGTGAGGCTGGCGACGGCCAAGCAGCGGTGGATCTGGCGAGAGAATTGAAGCCGGATGTCTGCATTCTTGACGTCAAGATGCCCGTGATGGACGGGATTGAGGCGGTCGACATTATCACCGACGAAAACATCGCTCCGACGATCATGCTTACGGCCTACTCGGATAAGGAACTCATCGACCGAGCCCGAGCCGCTGGGGTCTTTGCTTATCTGGTGAAGCCGTTTAAGCCGAGCGATTTAGCACCCTCGATCGAAGTTGCCCGCGCCCGCTTTGAGCAAAACGTCTTGCTAACAAAGGAAGTGACGAACCTATCGCAGCGTCTCGAAGCCCGAAAGGCAATCGACCGAGCCAAGGGAATCTTGATGGACTCCCACAGCCTTGGCGAGGCTGAAGCCTACCGTCGCATCCAGGTGCAGTCAATGAACCTTCGTAAGACGATGCAGGAAGTTGCAGAAGCGATTATCCTTGCGAAGTCAATCTAA